A part of Neoarius graeffei isolate fNeoGra1 chromosome 22, fNeoGra1.pri, whole genome shotgun sequence genomic DNA contains:
- the LOC132870552 gene encoding uncharacterized protein LOC132870552, giving the protein MAFLGLINYCRQWIPDCSTYDKCLRSAILHSDPLTQPLVWSDEMLSAFRALKQALCSAPALGLPNYRLPFHLYVCNQQGTASGVLAQEHGGGMRPCAFLSKTLDSVAQGLPACLRAVAACAVMVTDAERLVLSHPLVLHTSHDVVHVLKNLSTQHLSAQRRSGYESILLATENLTVKPSSSFDSLAHALQRLLNSQDDFLSSETHDCISDILFETSIRPDLRSTPLLSGDSLFVDGSCSRPSDGVFVCGYSVCRLPDETVEAFSLPFSSAQAAELYALTRACVIAQDTDVTIYTDSRYAFGVAHDFGRIWASRGFTTADESCCDNS; this is encoded by the exons atggcttttctgggacttatcaattactgccgccagtggattcctgactgttccacctatgacaagtgtctgcgctctgcaattctgcactcggaccctttgactcagcccttgGTATGGTCTGACGAGATGTTGtcggccttcagggccttgaaacaggctttatgctcggctcctgctctcggacttccgaattaccgtttgccgtttcatttatatgtgtgcaaccagcagggaactgcgtctggggttttggcgcaggagcacggggggggtatgcggccttgtgcgttcctctctaaaactctcgattctgtggcacagggtctccctgcttgcctcagggcggtggctgcatgtgctgtcatggtcacggacgctgaacggctggttttgtctcacccgctcgttctccacacctcacatgatgtagtgcacgttttaaagaacctcagtacccagcatttatctgcgcagcgtcgctctggatacgagtctattcttttggccaccgaaaaccttactgttaagccctcctcctcctttgattctctcgcgcacgcgcttcagcgcctcctcaattcacaggatgattttctttcttctgaaacacacgactgcatttctgaCATTCTTTttgagacaagtatccgccccgacttacgttCCACCCccttactttcaggtgattcgctgtttgtggatGGCTCGTgttcacgcccctctgacggcgtctttgtgtgtggttattctgtgtgccgccttcctgatgaaactgttgaagctttttctcttcctttctcctcggctcaggctgccgaactatacgctctaacccgtgcatgtgttattgctcaggacacagacgtcactatctacactgactcacgttacgctttcggcgttgctcacgactttggtcggatttgggcttcgcgtgggttcaccactgcagacg aaagttgctgtgacaatagctga